A genome region from Arachis duranensis cultivar V14167 chromosome 6, aradu.V14167.gnm2.J7QH, whole genome shotgun sequence includes the following:
- the LOC107494071 gene encoding uncharacterized protein LOC107494071 isoform X3: protein MVTRLAFWTVRTFSLFPLSPAYSSSRARFSGKCLNKGMDVDTHLLPKSTKSANFRLCNVSGYKSEILEIHAVAPIMHVLLVPGNPGVILFYKDFVEFLYDQLEGNASITAIGHISHTRKNWEHGRLFSLEEQINHKVDFIREELQKNEIPIVLVGHSIGSYIAIEIFKRFPGKVKYCVGLYPFLTMNPESKTQLVIGKISESQILSIALCYLIASLGLLPVRALRFIIRNSVAKSWSTDAVDATCSHLSQYHVMRNVFYMAMTEFRKISKQVPGITVAVERENHTHGFSCTEAGSLWVAQHVANLIKNQTSLTMQ from the exons ATGGTTACCCGTCTTGCTTTTTGGACTGTCCGTACATTCTCTCTCTTCCCGCTGTCTCCAGCTTACTCTTCCAGCAG GGCAAGGTTTAGTGGAAAGTGTTTGAATAAGGGAATGGATGTAGACACTCATTTGCTTCCCAAGTCTACTAAGTCTGCTAATTTTCGATTATGCAATGTCTCAGG ttacAAATCTGAAATATTGGAGATTCACGCTGTTGCTCCAATTATGCATGTTCTGCTTGTGCCTGGGAACCCAG GTGTTATTTTATTCTACAAAGACTTTGTGGAGTTTCTATATGACCAGCTTGAGGGAAATGCCTCTATCACAG CTATTGGCCACATCTCTCACACGAGAAAG AATTGGGAGCATGGACGGTTGTTCTCCTTAGAAGAACAAATCAATCATAAG GTTGATTTCATCAGAGAGGAATTGCAAAAGAATGAGATTCCTATAGTACTG GTCGGGCACTCTATTGGTTCTTACATAGCCATTGAAATATTCAAGAGGTTTCCAGGGAAG GTGAAATATTGTGTTGGACTTTATCCATTTTTGACAATGAACCCAGAGTCAAAAACACAGTTGGTTATTGGAAAGATTTCAGA ATCCCAAATTCTATCAATTGCTCTTTGTTACCTGATAGCATCATTAGGATTGTTGCCCGTCCGGGCTTTGAGGTTTATAATCAGAAATTCCGTGGCAAAGTCATGGTCAACTGATGCAGTTGATGCTACCTGCTCTCATTTGTCACAG TATCATGTAATGCGGAATGTCTTCTACATGGCCATGACTGAATTCAGAAAG ATATCAAAGCAGGTTCCAGGTATTACAGTAGCTGTTGAACGAGAGAACCATACTCATGGATTCTCCTGCACTGAGGCTGGCTCATTGTGGGTGGCTCAGCATGTCGCGAACCTAATAAAGAATCAGACCTCTTTAACTATGCAATAA
- the LOC107494071 gene encoding uncharacterized protein LOC107494071 isoform X1, with product MVTRLAFWTVRTFSLFPLSPAYSSSRARFSGKCLNKGMDVDTHLLPKSTKSANFRLCNVSGYKSEILEIHAVAPIMHVLLVPGNPGVILFYKDFVEFLYDQLEGNASITAIGHISHTRKNWEHGRLFSLEEQINHKVDFIREELQKNEIPIVLVGHSIGSYIAIEIFKRFPGKVKYCVGLYPFLTMNPESKTQLVIGKISESQILSIALCYLIASLGLLPVRALRFIIRNSVAKSWSTDAVDATCSHLSQYHVMRNVFYMAMTEFRKFAEGPDWTFIRERKAQISFLFGDDDHWGPLHVLEEISKQVPGITVAVERENHTHGFSCTEAGSLWVAQHVANLIKNQTSLTMQ from the exons ATGGTTACCCGTCTTGCTTTTTGGACTGTCCGTACATTCTCTCTCTTCCCGCTGTCTCCAGCTTACTCTTCCAGCAG GGCAAGGTTTAGTGGAAAGTGTTTGAATAAGGGAATGGATGTAGACACTCATTTGCTTCCCAAGTCTACTAAGTCTGCTAATTTTCGATTATGCAATGTCTCAGG ttacAAATCTGAAATATTGGAGATTCACGCTGTTGCTCCAATTATGCATGTTCTGCTTGTGCCTGGGAACCCAG GTGTTATTTTATTCTACAAAGACTTTGTGGAGTTTCTATATGACCAGCTTGAGGGAAATGCCTCTATCACAG CTATTGGCCACATCTCTCACACGAGAAAG AATTGGGAGCATGGACGGTTGTTCTCCTTAGAAGAACAAATCAATCATAAG GTTGATTTCATCAGAGAGGAATTGCAAAAGAATGAGATTCCTATAGTACTG GTCGGGCACTCTATTGGTTCTTACATAGCCATTGAAATATTCAAGAGGTTTCCAGGGAAG GTGAAATATTGTGTTGGACTTTATCCATTTTTGACAATGAACCCAGAGTCAAAAACACAGTTGGTTATTGGAAAGATTTCAGA ATCCCAAATTCTATCAATTGCTCTTTGTTACCTGATAGCATCATTAGGATTGTTGCCCGTCCGGGCTTTGAGGTTTATAATCAGAAATTCCGTGGCAAAGTCATGGTCAACTGATGCAGTTGATGCTACCTGCTCTCATTTGTCACAG TATCATGTAATGCGGAATGTCTTCTACATGGCCATGACTGAATTCAGAAAG TTTGCAGAAGGACCGGATTGGACATTTATAAGGGAAAGGAAGGCtcaaatttcatttttatttggcGATGATGATCACTGGGGTCCACTTCATGTTCTTGAAGAG ATATCAAAGCAGGTTCCAGGTATTACAGTAGCTGTTGAACGAGAGAACCATACTCATGGATTCTCCTGCACTGAGGCTGGCTCATTGTGGGTGGCTCAGCATGTCGCGAACCTAATAAAGAATCAGACCTCTTTAACTATGCAATAA
- the LOC107494071 gene encoding uncharacterized protein LOC107494071 isoform X4: MDVDTHLLPKSTKSANFRLCNVSGYKSEILEIHAVAPIMHVLLVPGNPGVILFYKDFVEFLYDQLEGNASITAIGHISHTRKNWEHGRLFSLEEQINHKVDFIREELQKNEIPIVLVGHSIGSYIAIEIFKRFPGKVKYCVGLYPFLTMNPESKTQLVIGKISESQILSIALCYLIASLGLLPVRALRFIIRNSVAKSWSTDAVDATCSHLSQYHVMRNVFYMAMTEFRKFAEGPDWTFIRERKAQISFLFGDDDHWGPLHVLEEISKQVPGITVAVERENHTHGFSCTEAGSLWVAQHVANLIKNQTSLTMQ, from the exons ATGGATGTAGACACTCATTTGCTTCCCAAGTCTACTAAGTCTGCTAATTTTCGATTATGCAATGTCTCAGG ttacAAATCTGAAATATTGGAGATTCACGCTGTTGCTCCAATTATGCATGTTCTGCTTGTGCCTGGGAACCCAG GTGTTATTTTATTCTACAAAGACTTTGTGGAGTTTCTATATGACCAGCTTGAGGGAAATGCCTCTATCACAG CTATTGGCCACATCTCTCACACGAGAAAG AATTGGGAGCATGGACGGTTGTTCTCCTTAGAAGAACAAATCAATCATAAG GTTGATTTCATCAGAGAGGAATTGCAAAAGAATGAGATTCCTATAGTACTG GTCGGGCACTCTATTGGTTCTTACATAGCCATTGAAATATTCAAGAGGTTTCCAGGGAAG GTGAAATATTGTGTTGGACTTTATCCATTTTTGACAATGAACCCAGAGTCAAAAACACAGTTGGTTATTGGAAAGATTTCAGA ATCCCAAATTCTATCAATTGCTCTTTGTTACCTGATAGCATCATTAGGATTGTTGCCCGTCCGGGCTTTGAGGTTTATAATCAGAAATTCCGTGGCAAAGTCATGGTCAACTGATGCAGTTGATGCTACCTGCTCTCATTTGTCACAG TATCATGTAATGCGGAATGTCTTCTACATGGCCATGACTGAATTCAGAAAG TTTGCAGAAGGACCGGATTGGACATTTATAAGGGAAAGGAAGGCtcaaatttcatttttatttggcGATGATGATCACTGGGGTCCACTTCATGTTCTTGAAGAG ATATCAAAGCAGGTTCCAGGTATTACAGTAGCTGTTGAACGAGAGAACCATACTCATGGATTCTCCTGCACTGAGGCTGGCTCATTGTGGGTGGCTCAGCATGTCGCGAACCTAATAAAGAATCAGACCTCTTTAACTATGCAATAA
- the LOC107494071 gene encoding uncharacterized protein LOC107494071 isoform X2, with protein MVTRLAFWTVRTFSLFPLSPAYSSSRARFSGKCLNKGMDVDTHLLPKSTKSANFRLCNVSGYKSEILEIHAVAPIMHVLLVPGNPGVILFYKDFVEFLYDQLEGNASITAIGHISHTRKVDFIREELQKNEIPIVLVGHSIGSYIAIEIFKRFPGKVKYCVGLYPFLTMNPESKTQLVIGKISESQILSIALCYLIASLGLLPVRALRFIIRNSVAKSWSTDAVDATCSHLSQYHVMRNVFYMAMTEFRKFAEGPDWTFIRERKAQISFLFGDDDHWGPLHVLEEISKQVPGITVAVERENHTHGFSCTEAGSLWVAQHVANLIKNQTSLTMQ; from the exons ATGGTTACCCGTCTTGCTTTTTGGACTGTCCGTACATTCTCTCTCTTCCCGCTGTCTCCAGCTTACTCTTCCAGCAG GGCAAGGTTTAGTGGAAAGTGTTTGAATAAGGGAATGGATGTAGACACTCATTTGCTTCCCAAGTCTACTAAGTCTGCTAATTTTCGATTATGCAATGTCTCAGG ttacAAATCTGAAATATTGGAGATTCACGCTGTTGCTCCAATTATGCATGTTCTGCTTGTGCCTGGGAACCCAG GTGTTATTTTATTCTACAAAGACTTTGTGGAGTTTCTATATGACCAGCTTGAGGGAAATGCCTCTATCACAG CTATTGGCCACATCTCTCACACGAGAAAG GTTGATTTCATCAGAGAGGAATTGCAAAAGAATGAGATTCCTATAGTACTG GTCGGGCACTCTATTGGTTCTTACATAGCCATTGAAATATTCAAGAGGTTTCCAGGGAAG GTGAAATATTGTGTTGGACTTTATCCATTTTTGACAATGAACCCAGAGTCAAAAACACAGTTGGTTATTGGAAAGATTTCAGA ATCCCAAATTCTATCAATTGCTCTTTGTTACCTGATAGCATCATTAGGATTGTTGCCCGTCCGGGCTTTGAGGTTTATAATCAGAAATTCCGTGGCAAAGTCATGGTCAACTGATGCAGTTGATGCTACCTGCTCTCATTTGTCACAG TATCATGTAATGCGGAATGTCTTCTACATGGCCATGACTGAATTCAGAAAG TTTGCAGAAGGACCGGATTGGACATTTATAAGGGAAAGGAAGGCtcaaatttcatttttatttggcGATGATGATCACTGGGGTCCACTTCATGTTCTTGAAGAG ATATCAAAGCAGGTTCCAGGTATTACAGTAGCTGTTGAACGAGAGAACCATACTCATGGATTCTCCTGCACTGAGGCTGGCTCATTGTGGGTGGCTCAGCATGTCGCGAACCTAATAAAGAATCAGACCTCTTTAACTATGCAATAA